One Ricinus communis isolate WT05 ecotype wild-type chromosome 7, ASM1957865v1, whole genome shotgun sequence genomic region harbors:
- the LOC8259150 gene encoding NAC domain-containing protein 82, which translates to MGKKLSPGFRFHPTDVELVKYYLKRKVLGKRFHMEAIAEVDIYKYAPWDLPNKSLLRSGDLKWYFFCSREKKYASGFRMKRATEFGYWKTTGKDRPVRYDDQVVGSIKTLVFHQGKAPKGNRTDWVMYEYKLEEQGLADRGVVQDSYVLCSIFKKDGPGPKNGAQYGAPFREEDWDDDELEEDEVVNGVGADVDMVVPVNQNDCAATTSSYLPETERESTLLCPSETLLSDVNTGAVVAADYYVACSDAPPTQDVVNEDDIIELLGHFREDNAEMNDLDGQGHQVAEVNPISDGLGIYDDLGDLGSLVGFSGNAAASFTMDKGQYLELTDLEVPLNFSTEAAGGQVQTSGNPQPFFGWGEGVRARVRGQSGGNPDQPFLGWGEGFSDDEGAFGYHHPL; encoded by the coding sequence atgggTAAAAAATTGTCACCTGGGTTTCGATTTCACCCGACTGATGTTGAGCTAGTTAAGTATTatctgaaaagaaaagtacTTGGTAAAAGATTTCATATGGAAGCAATTGCAGAAGTTGATATTTACAAGTATGCTCCATGGGATTTACCTAATAAATCTCTGTTAAGAAGTGGCGATCTTAAATGGTATTTCTTTTGCtctagagaaaagaaatatgcaTCTGGGTTTAGAATGAAACGTGCTACTGAATTTGGGTATTGGAAGACGACAGGTAAAGATAGACCTGTTCGCTATGATGATCAAGTTGTGGGTAGTATCAAAACTTTGGTTTTCCATCAAGGTAAAGCACCTAAAGGGAATAGAACCGACTGGGTTATGTATGAATATAAACTTGAAGAACAGGGGTTGGCTGATAGAGGTGTTGTTCAGGATTCGTATGTGCTTTGTTCGATTTTTAAGAAGGATGGACCTGGCCCAAAAAATGGTGCTCAGTATGGCGCACCGTTTAGGGAAGAAGATTGGGATGATGATGAATTGGAGGAGGATGAGGTTGTGAATGGTGTAGGTGCTGATGTTGATATGGTAGTTCCAGTTAATCAAAATGATTGCGCGGCGACAACAAGCTCGTATTTGCCTGAGACTGAGAGGGAATCTACATTATTATGTCCATCGGAAACTTTGTTATCTGATGTGAATACTGGTGCAGTGGTTGCTGCTGATTATTATGTTGCTTGTTCAGATGCTCCTCCTACTCAAGATGTTGTAAATGAGGATGATATTATTGAGCTGTTGGGTCACTTCAGGGAGGACAATGCTGAAATGAATGACTTGGATGGACAGGGGCACCAAGTTGCTGAGGTCAATCCAATCTCAGATGGATTAGGCATTTATGATGATTTGGGAGACCTGGGCAGCCTGGTTGGATTCAGTGGTAATGCTGCTGCTAGTTTTACTATGGACAAGGGGCAATATTTGGAGCTAACGGATCTTGAAGTGCCATTGAATTTTTCTACTGAAGCTGCTGGAGGACAAGTCCAAACTAGTGGAAATCCTCAGCCTTTCTTTGGATGGGGTGAGGGTGTCCGTGCTAGAGTACGAGGCCAATCTGGTGGAAATCCTGATCAGCCTTTCTTGGGATGGGGTGAGGGTTTCAGTGATGATGAGGGGGCTTTTGGGTACCACCACCCACTTTGA